In one Halorubrum sp. CBA1229 genomic region, the following are encoded:
- a CDS encoding solute carrier family 23 protein produces the protein MAGNEDEDAFVQYGIDDKPPLGKSLLLGAQHYLTMVGANIAVPLLLAGAMGMPDAVIPRFVGTFFVVSGIATLAQTTFGNRYPIVQGAPFSMLAPALAVIGVVTANPPEGIVAWRAALLQLQGAIIVAALAEVAIGYLGLVGRLRRHLSPVVIVPVIVLIGLSLFNAPEITTTTQNWWLLGLTLFMIVLFSQYLGGKSQIFQLFPVLLGIVVAWIFAAALSVLGVFGPDTPGYVDLASVAAADPVHFIYPLQWGVPNVTAAFVVGMLAGVAASIVESIGDYHAVARLSGMGAPSSERMTHGIGMEGLMNVFSGVMGTGGSTSYSENVGAIGLTGVASRYVVQIGAALMILVGFVGYFGQLVATIPSPIIGGLYVAMFAQIVGVGLSNLKYVDLDSSRNIFIIGIALFSGLAVPEYLRSVGSANALQQGLADSFLLGPLLGADVVANTIYVIGSTGMAVGGLVAFLLDNSIAGTAAERGLTAWEEATEADAEFTSAYDRFVSEEEPARND, from the coding sequence ATGGCAGGGAACGAGGACGAGGACGCGTTCGTTCAGTACGGCATCGACGACAAACCCCCGCTCGGGAAGTCGCTTCTCCTCGGCGCTCAACATTATCTCACGATGGTGGGCGCGAACATCGCCGTGCCGCTTCTTCTCGCCGGCGCGATGGGGATGCCCGACGCGGTCATTCCGCGTTTCGTCGGCACGTTCTTCGTCGTGTCGGGGATCGCGACGCTCGCGCAGACGACGTTCGGGAACCGCTATCCGATCGTGCAGGGAGCGCCGTTCTCGATGCTCGCGCCCGCGCTCGCGGTCATCGGCGTCGTGACGGCGAACCCGCCGGAGGGCATCGTCGCCTGGCGGGCGGCGCTGCTCCAACTCCAAGGCGCGATCATCGTCGCCGCGCTCGCCGAGGTCGCGATCGGCTACCTCGGCCTCGTCGGCCGGCTGCGAAGGCACCTCTCGCCGGTCGTCATCGTGCCGGTCATCGTGCTCATCGGCCTGTCGCTGTTCAACGCGCCCGAGATCACCACGACGACGCAGAACTGGTGGCTCCTCGGTCTGACGCTGTTCATGATCGTCCTGTTCTCGCAGTACCTCGGGGGGAAATCGCAGATCTTCCAGCTGTTTCCGGTCCTCCTCGGGATCGTCGTCGCGTGGATATTCGCCGCGGCTCTGTCGGTCCTCGGCGTCTTCGGACCGGACACGCCCGGATACGTCGATCTGGCGAGCGTCGCCGCGGCCGACCCGGTCCACTTCATCTACCCGCTCCAGTGGGGCGTTCCGAACGTGACGGCCGCGTTCGTCGTCGGTATGCTCGCCGGCGTCGCCGCCTCCATCGTCGAATCCATCGGCGATTACCACGCGGTCGCCCGCCTCTCTGGCATGGGCGCTCCCAGCAGCGAACGGATGACCCACGGCATCGGCATGGAGGGACTCATGAACGTCTTCTCCGGGGTGATGGGCACCGGCGGGTCGACCTCGTACTCCGAGAACGTCGGCGCCATCGGCCTCACCGGCGTGGCCTCGCGGTACGTCGTCCAGATCGGCGCCGCGCTCATGATCCTCGTCGGGTTCGTCGGCTACTTCGGACAGCTCGTCGCCACTATTCCGAGCCCGATCATCGGCGGCCTCTACGTCGCCATGTTCGCCCAGATCGTCGGCGTCGGCCTCTCGAACCTCAAGTACGTGGACCTCGACTCGTCGCGTAACATCTTCATCATCGGGATCGCGCTCTTCTCCGGGCTGGCCGTCCCGGAGTACCTGCGGAGCGTCGGGAGCGCGAACGCCCTGCAACAGGGACTGGCCGACAGCTTCCTGCTCGGTCCCCTCCTCGGTGCCGACGTCGTCGCGAACACCATCTACGTCATCGGGTCGACGGGCATGGCGGTGGGGGGGCTCGTCGCGTTCCTCCTCGACAACTCGATCGCGGGGACGGCCGCGGAACGCGGACTCACCGCGTGGGAGGAGGCGACCGAAGCCGACGCGGAGTTCACGTCGGCGTACGACCGCTTCGTCTCCGAGGAGGAACCGGCCCGCAACGACTGA
- the sppA gene encoding signal peptide peptidase SppA, with amino-acid sequence MESDARTDGRTLLAAAVVGATATVAGKRLLGRLTRGRFGETEEYNVGKVTVSGPITRDTGRPSPLSGPGGTTADDVVEQIEAADEDEDVEALVVELNTPGGEVLPSDDIRRAAADFDGPTVAYATDTCASGGYWIASGCDELWARDASLVGSIGVVGSRPNAAGLADKLGISYEQFTAGEYKDAGVPLREIEEDEREYLQGIIDGYYDQFVETVSEGRDMDPEAIRETEARVYLGTDAAEIGLVDELGTEDDVEDRLERLIGAEPEVREFTPDRGIAERLGLGAERVAFAAGSGVASAFTSEGGEVDVELR; translated from the coding sequence ATGGAGAGCGACGCGCGTACGGACGGACGGACCCTCCTCGCGGCCGCCGTGGTCGGCGCGACGGCGACGGTGGCGGGCAAGCGACTCCTCGGCCGACTCACCCGCGGTCGGTTCGGCGAGACCGAGGAGTACAACGTCGGGAAGGTGACGGTCTCGGGACCGATCACCCGCGACACCGGCCGCCCGTCCCCGCTGTCGGGACCGGGCGGCACGACGGCCGACGACGTGGTCGAGCAGATCGAGGCGGCCGACGAGGACGAGGACGTCGAGGCGCTCGTCGTCGAGCTCAACACGCCCGGCGGCGAGGTGCTCCCGAGCGACGACATCCGGCGCGCGGCGGCCGACTTCGACGGCCCCACGGTCGCGTACGCGACCGACACCTGCGCGTCCGGCGGCTACTGGATCGCGAGCGGCTGCGACGAGCTGTGGGCGCGCGACGCGAGCCTCGTCGGCTCGATCGGCGTCGTCGGCTCCCGGCCGAACGCGGCCGGGCTCGCGGACAAGCTCGGGATCTCCTACGAGCAGTTCACCGCCGGCGAGTACAAGGACGCCGGCGTGCCGCTGCGCGAGATCGAGGAGGACGAGCGGGAGTACCTCCAGGGGATCATCGACGGCTACTACGACCAGTTCGTCGAGACCGTCAGCGAGGGGCGCGACATGGATCCGGAGGCGATCCGAGAGACGGAGGCGAGGGTCTACCTCGGCACCGACGCGGCCGAGATCGGGCTCGTCGACGAGCTCGGCACCGAGGACGACGTCGAGGACCGGCTCGAACGGCTGATCGGCGCGGAGCCGGAGGTCCGCGAGTTCACGCCCGATCGGGGGATCGCGGAGCGGCTCGGCCTCGGCGCGGAGCGCGTCGCGTTCGCCGCCGGCAGCGGCGTCGCGAGCGCCTTCACGAGCGAGGGCGGCGAGGTCGACGTCGAGCTGCGGTAG
- a CDS encoding DUF373 family protein, with protein MTTLVICIDRSGAIGRATNVPMPVAGWEAVRSLVTDAGLSDPEDASVNCLLESLRVARDLRDEREEAVVAVVSAESDTAVGADRSIAAQLDDLVDRYDPRAAIVVVDSAEDEQVLPIVESRIPVDSVDRVVVRQARDIESTYYLLKQFLADEQLRSTILVPFGVALLLLPALFYWFSAAEAVAGVAGLLGAALLYKGLAIDRFVAGMPERIREALYAGQVSIVTYVVAAGLALVGGFFGVLAASDLGSAPRLVEAMEFTYTAVPWFAVAGVTAAVGRLLDELIRDEGIRTPYLNLPFVIVAVSLVVRGFAGYFLAQEAVIEPFDPIGVGVTPVQRLAGFIVAGIVVSLVGVKLASDVGTETLEDVIDADRETDGE; from the coding sequence GTGACGACGCTGGTCATCTGCATCGACCGCTCCGGGGCGATCGGGCGGGCCACGAACGTCCCGATGCCGGTCGCCGGCTGGGAGGCGGTCCGCTCGCTCGTCACCGACGCCGGGCTCAGCGACCCGGAAGACGCCAGCGTCAACTGTCTGCTCGAGTCGCTGCGGGTCGCCCGCGACCTCCGCGACGAGCGCGAGGAGGCGGTCGTCGCCGTCGTCTCGGCCGAGAGCGACACCGCCGTCGGCGCCGACCGGTCGATCGCGGCCCAGCTCGACGACCTCGTGGACCGGTACGACCCCCGCGCCGCGATCGTCGTCGTCGACTCCGCCGAGGACGAGCAGGTGCTCCCGATCGTGGAGTCGCGGATCCCGGTCGACTCCGTCGACCGCGTCGTCGTCCGGCAGGCCCGCGACATCGAGTCGACCTACTACCTTCTCAAGCAGTTCCTCGCCGACGAGCAGCTCCGGTCGACGATCCTGGTCCCGTTCGGGGTCGCCCTGCTGCTGCTGCCGGCGCTGTTCTACTGGTTCTCCGCCGCCGAGGCGGTCGCCGGCGTCGCCGGGCTGCTCGGCGCGGCGCTCCTTTATAAAGGACTCGCGATCGACCGGTTCGTCGCCGGGATGCCCGAGCGGATCCGGGAGGCGCTGTACGCCGGCCAGGTGTCGATCGTCACGTACGTCGTCGCCGCCGGGCTCGCACTCGTCGGCGGGTTCTTCGGCGTGCTGGCGGCCTCGGATCTCGGGAGCGCGCCCCGCCTCGTGGAGGCGATGGAGTTCACCTACACCGCCGTCCCGTGGTTCGCGGTCGCGGGCGTGACCGCGGCCGTGGGCCGGCTCCTCGACGAGCTGATCCGCGACGAGGGGATCCGGACCCCCTACCTCAACCTCCCGTTCGTCATCGTCGCCGTCTCGCTCGTCGTCCGCGGGTTCGCGGGCTACTTCCTCGCGCAGGAGGCGGTGATCGAGCCGTTCGACCCGATCGGCGTCGGGGTAACCCCCGTCCAGCGGCTCGCGGGGTTCATCGTCGCGGGGATCGTCGTCTCCCTCGTCGGCGTCAAGCTCGCGAGCGACGTGGGGACGGAGACGCTGGAGGACGTCATCGACGCGGACCGGGAGACGGACGGGGAGTGA
- a CDS encoding shikimate dehydrogenase: MDVYGLIGNPVEHSLSPPLHEAGYEALEIDARYVTFEPDADAAAAAVAGAADLGVAGLNVTVPFKRDVLDAVDAAPLAERIGAVNTVDFGPVRAGEADRPRGYNTDAAGVKRAFARHDVELDGREAVVVGAGGAGRAAAFALADAGANVHVANRTAERAVSLAEAVRGATGGGLDDLGDRIAGADVLVNATSVGMEAPDETPVPADHLHGDLAVLDAVYAPIETRLLREAADAGATTVDGAWMLLFQGVEAFEIWTGREAPVDAMNAALRAELE, encoded by the coding sequence ATGGACGTGTACGGACTGATCGGGAACCCCGTCGAGCACTCGCTGTCGCCGCCGCTCCACGAGGCCGGCTACGAGGCGCTCGAGATCGACGCGCGCTACGTCACCTTCGAGCCGGACGCCGACGCGGCGGCCGCGGCGGTCGCGGGCGCCGCCGACCTCGGCGTGGCCGGGCTCAACGTCACGGTGCCGTTCAAGCGCGACGTCCTCGACGCGGTCGACGCCGCCCCCCTCGCGGAGCGCATCGGCGCGGTCAACACGGTCGACTTCGGCCCGGTGCGCGCCGGCGAGGCCGACCGCCCCCGCGGCTACAACACCGACGCGGCCGGCGTGAAACGCGCCTTCGCGCGCCACGACGTGGAACTGGACGGCCGGGAGGCGGTCGTCGTTGGCGCCGGCGGCGCGGGGCGGGCCGCGGCGTTCGCGCTGGCCGACGCCGGCGCGAACGTCCACGTGGCGAACCGCACCGCCGAGCGCGCCGTCTCGCTGGCCGAGGCGGTCCGGGGGGCGACCGGCGGCGGCCTCGACGACCTCGGCGACCGCATCGCGGGCGCAGATGTGCTGGTCAACGCGACCAGCGTCGGCATGGAGGCGCCCGACGAGACGCCGGTGCCCGCGGACCACCTCCACGGCGACCTCGCGGTGCTCGACGCGGTGTACGCGCCGATCGAGACGCGCCTCCTGCGGGAGGCGGCCGACGCGGGCGCGACGACGGTCGACGGCGCGTGGATGCTGCTGTTCCAGGGCGTCGAGGCGTTCGAGATCTGGACCGGGCGAGAGGCGCCCGTCGACGCGATGAACGCGGCACTGCGGGCGGAGTTGGAGTAA
- a CDS encoding transporter yields MDVINPVMWSVHVGFAVLWTGSVLFVTLAVLPSALRGDVDGDALGAIVGRLRWITRIAALAFLASGGHMAGTLYTFESLTGTGRGHLVLTMIALWFLITGLVEVASGKLTDGLDAGKLREPARDAKPFLYAAAGLSVALVVTAGLLATPGLI; encoded by the coding sequence ATGGACGTCATCAACCCGGTCATGTGGTCGGTCCATGTCGGCTTCGCGGTCCTCTGGACCGGCAGCGTGTTATTCGTCACCCTCGCCGTGCTCCCGTCGGCGCTCCGCGGCGACGTCGACGGCGACGCCCTCGGCGCGATCGTCGGCCGGCTCCGGTGGATCACGCGGATCGCCGCCCTCGCCTTCCTCGCCTCCGGCGGCCACATGGCCGGGACGCTGTACACGTTCGAGTCGCTCACCGGGACCGGCCGCGGCCACCTCGTCCTGACGATGATCGCGCTCTGGTTCCTGATCACCGGGCTCGTCGAGGTCGCGAGCGGGAAGCTGACCGACGGGCTCGACGCCGGGAAGCTCCGCGAGCCCGCCCGCGACGCGAAGCCGTTCCTTTACGCCGCCGCCGGCCTCTCCGTGGCGCTCGTCGTCACCGCCGGGCTGCTGGCGACGCCCGGGCTTATTTAA
- a CDS encoding helix-hairpin-helix domain-containing protein: MALLQKIKEKLGFGTGSAERDETDTEVTVESDPAADADAGTDDREEAEPAAAGTEAAASTESLVDEEGADEDPAEAAEPAEAAGMAHEEMADDDIETGAGEKSATDEESPEDEESATDEESAEDDPAAAETEAAASTESLVDDDEGAEEPSEAAEPAEAAGIADEEVETDSETGTDVEELKGIGPAYAERLAEIGIGSVEDLAAADPEAVAEGASVGEKRAATWIDRAKEF; the protein is encoded by the coding sequence ATGGCCCTACTGCAGAAGATCAAGGAGAAACTCGGGTTCGGGACCGGTTCCGCCGAACGCGACGAAACGGACACGGAAGTGACCGTCGAGAGCGATCCGGCGGCCGACGCGGACGCCGGGACCGACGACCGCGAGGAGGCGGAGCCCGCCGCCGCCGGGACCGAGGCGGCGGCCTCGACCGAGTCGCTGGTCGACGAGGAGGGCGCCGACGAGGACCCGGCCGAGGCGGCCGAGCCGGCGGAGGCCGCGGGGATGGCCCACGAGGAGATGGCGGACGACGACATCGAGACGGGCGCGGGCGAGAAATCCGCCACCGACGAGGAGTCTCCCGAGGACGAGGAATCCGCCACCGATGAGGAATCCGCCGAGGACGACCCGGCCGCCGCCGAGACCGAGGCGGCGGCCTCGACCGAGTCACTGGTCGATGACGACGAGGGTGCCGAGGAGCCGTCCGAGGCGGCGGAGCCGGCGGAGGCCGCGGGGATCGCCGACGAGGAGGTCGAGACCGACAGCGAGACGGGCACGGACGTCGAGGAGCTCAAGGGGATCGGCCCGGCCTACGCCGAGCGGCTCGCCGAGATCGGCATCGGCAGCGTCGAGGACCTCGCGGCCGCCGACCCCGAGGCGGTCGCTGAGGGCGCCAGCGTCGGCGAGAAGCGCGCCGCGACGTGGATCGACCGAGCGAAGGAGTTCTGA
- a CDS encoding anthranilate synthase component I family protein, translated as MQRSPHTDRDRFREVAAAAPAGARVPVERRVAVDDPFAAYRRARDGPGGFCYETTGGQAGWGYFGVDPVERLTASDEAVVAERGGDGSADGSDADGESPTGDYRRPSPTLAALQGLLDGEILVRGDCEVPYPCGAFGWLSYDVARELESFPATAPAGPGAVDDRGLPRLQIGVFDRIAAWKCPVDDGGDAEAADAAPPVTLRVTACPRVPAGLDDPTADRDALDALFDEGAKRAGELIDRIETGDPAVGPAPDPEASTASFESDVGREGYAEAVRRVKGYVRDGDTFQANVSQRLRAPAAVHPVEAYDALRGVNPAPYSGLIEFSRGDGGDGGVGGSVGAGGGDDASSAPAGVDLVSASPELLLERVPTDDPDRGARLVTEPIAGTRPRGATAEDDATLEAELTDDAKERAEHAMLVDLERNDLGKVSRFGTVDVAEYRRVDRYSEVMHLVSVVEGEARPDVGVADAVAACFPGGTITGAPKPRTMEIIDELEETRRGPYTGSMLAAGFDGRATLNIVIRTLVRRAAEYHLRVGAGIVHDSEPDAEYEETLAKARALVTAIDEALAAGEMAVNGHESASDPEGEASDD; from the coding sequence ATGCAGCGATCGCCACACACCGACCGGGACCGCTTCCGCGAGGTCGCCGCCGCGGCGCCCGCTGGGGCCCGCGTCCCGGTCGAGCGCCGTGTGGCCGTCGACGACCCCTTCGCCGCCTACCGCCGGGCCCGCGACGGCCCCGGCGGGTTCTGCTACGAGACCACCGGCGGACAGGCCGGCTGGGGCTACTTCGGCGTCGACCCGGTCGAGCGGCTGACCGCCTCGGACGAGGCGGTCGTCGCGGAGCGGGGCGGAGACGGGTCGGCCGACGGCTCGGACGCCGACGGCGAGAGCCCGACCGGCGACTACCGCCGACCGAGTCCGACGCTCGCGGCACTCCAAGGGCTCCTCGACGGGGAGATCCTCGTGCGGGGCGACTGCGAGGTCCCGTATCCCTGCGGCGCGTTCGGCTGGCTTTCCTACGACGTCGCCCGCGAGCTAGAGTCGTTTCCCGCGACCGCGCCGGCGGGGCCCGGCGCGGTCGACGACCGCGGGCTCCCACGGCTCCAGATCGGCGTCTTCGACCGGATCGCGGCGTGGAAGTGTCCGGTCGACGACGGCGGCGACGCCGAGGCCGCGGACGCGGCGCCGCCCGTCACCCTCCGCGTGACCGCTTGCCCCCGCGTCCCCGCGGGGCTCGACGACCCGACCGCCGACCGCGATGCCCTCGACGCGCTGTTCGACGAAGGGGCGAAGCGAGCCGGCGAGCTGATCGACCGGATCGAAACGGGCGACCCGGCGGTCGGGCCGGCGCCCGACCCCGAGGCGTCGACGGCGTCCTTCGAGAGCGACGTCGGCCGCGAGGGGTACGCCGAGGCGGTCCGGCGGGTGAAGGGGTACGTCCGCGACGGCGACACCTTCCAGGCGAACGTCTCGCAGCGCCTGCGGGCCCCGGCCGCGGTCCACCCGGTCGAGGCGTACGACGCGCTCCGGGGCGTGAACCCGGCGCCGTACTCCGGGCTGATCGAGTTCTCGCGAGGGGACGGCGGGGACGGCGGAGTCGGCGGGAGCGTGGGCGCCGGAGGCGGGGACGACGCGTCGAGCGCCCCCGCCGGCGTCGACCTCGTGAGCGCGAGCCCGGAGCTCCTGTTGGAGCGCGTCCCGACCGACGACCCCGACCGCGGCGCCCGCCTCGTGACCGAGCCCATCGCCGGGACGCGGCCGCGCGGGGCGACCGCGGAGGACGACGCGACGCTGGAGGCAGAGCTGACCGACGACGCCAAGGAGCGCGCCGAACACGCGATGCTCGTCGACTTAGAGCGCAACGACCTCGGGAAGGTCTCCCGGTTCGGCACGGTCGACGTCGCGGAGTACCGCCGCGTGGACCGGTACAGCGAGGTGATGCACCTCGTGAGCGTCGTCGAGGGTGAGGCGCGCCCGGACGTGGGGGTCGCCGACGCGGTCGCGGCGTGTTTCCCCGGCGGGACCATCACGGGCGCGCCGAAGCCGCGGACGATGGAGATCATCGACGAGTTGGAGGAGACGCGTCGCGGCCCGTACACCGGCTCGATGCTCGCCGCCGGCTTCGACGGCCGGGCGACCCTGAACATCGTCATCCGGACGCTGGTGCGCCGCGCCGCGGAGTACCACCTGCGCGTCGGCGCCGGGATCGTCCACGACTCCGAGCCCGACGCGGAGTACGAGGAGACGCTCGCGAAGGCCCGCGCGCTGGTGACGGCCATCGACGAGGCGCTCGCGGCCGGCGAGATGGCGGTGAACGGACACGAGAGCGCGAGCGACCCGGAGGGGGAGGCGAGCGATGACTGA
- a CDS encoding aminodeoxychorismate/anthranilate synthase component II yields the protein MTDSSSPCDDPADAGWRPGVGDSDARVLVVDNYDSFAYNLVQYVGEVAGAVAVRRNDAVDLDGIRALDPDGVVVSPGPGTPAEAGVSTAAFDLAIPVLGVCLGHQALCANRGGRVGHAPEVVHGKPSTIAHDGSGVFAGLPDRLRVGRYHSLCVERGDLPDDLVETARTEDEREVVMGVRHRERPHIGVQFHPESILTPRGKAMVANFVEVCETHE from the coding sequence ATGACTGACTCGTCGTCTCCCTGCGACGACCCCGCCGACGCCGGCTGGCGACCGGGCGTCGGCGATTCGGACGCCCGGGTGCTCGTCGTCGACAACTACGACTCGTTCGCGTACAACCTCGTCCAGTACGTGGGGGAGGTCGCCGGCGCGGTCGCGGTCCGCCGCAACGACGCGGTCGACCTCGACGGGATCCGCGCGCTCGACCCCGACGGCGTCGTCGTCTCGCCGGGGCCGGGCACCCCGGCCGAGGCGGGCGTCTCGACGGCCGCCTTCGACCTCGCGATCCCCGTCCTCGGGGTGTGTCTCGGCCACCAGGCGTTGTGCGCGAACCGCGGGGGCCGGGTCGGCCACGCCCCGGAGGTCGTCCACGGGAAGCCGTCGACGATCGCCCACGACGGGTCGGGCGTGTTCGCCGGGCTCCCGGACCGGCTCCGAGTCGGGCGGTACCACTCGCTGTGCGTCGAGCGAGGCGACCTCCCGGACGATCTCGTCGAGACGGCCCGCACCGAGGACGAGCGGGAGGTCGTGATGGGCGTTCGGCACCGCGAGCGGCCGCATATCGGCGTGCAGTTCCACCCCGAGAGCATCCTCACGCCGCGGGGGAAGGCGATGGTGGCGAACTTCGTGGAGGTGTGCGAGACGCATGAGTGA
- a CDS encoding aminotransferase class IV, translating to MSEELRYHVDGEVVPASEATVSVEDRGFAYGDAAFETMRAYGGDVFRWEDHAARLADTCETLGLDHGIADEALKGRIDETLAANGLGDAYVKLSVTRGVQPGTLDPKPEVDPTVVVIAKPLPRGGVDSEPVHDGPAALQTTKTRKPTSRALPADAKTHNYLNGILARLELRVTGADEALMLDADGNVAEGATANVFFADGTALKTPSLDGPILPGVTRRTVIEIAEEEGIPVEEGTYAPDAVREADEVFLTNSTWEVRPVETVDGLAVDGDGDGVEGPLTTLISRLFDRRAEERYYDGERL from the coding sequence ATGAGTGAGGAACTTCGATACCACGTCGACGGCGAGGTCGTGCCCGCCAGCGAGGCGACCGTCTCGGTCGAGGACCGCGGGTTCGCCTACGGCGACGCCGCCTTCGAGACGATGCGCGCGTACGGCGGCGACGTCTTCCGCTGGGAGGACCACGCGGCGCGGCTCGCCGACACCTGCGAGACGCTCGGGCTCGACCACGGGATCGCGGACGAGGCCCTGAAAGGCCGGATCGACGAGACGCTCGCCGCGAACGGCCTCGGGGACGCCTACGTGAAGCTCTCGGTCACCCGCGGGGTCCAGCCCGGCACGCTCGACCCGAAACCGGAGGTCGACCCGACCGTCGTCGTCATCGCCAAGCCGCTCCCGCGGGGCGGCGTCGACTCGGAGCCGGTCCACGACGGGCCGGCCGCGCTCCAGACGACGAAGACCCGAAAGCCGACCTCGCGGGCGCTCCCGGCCGACGCGAAGACGCACAACTACCTCAACGGGATCCTCGCCCGCCTCGAACTCAGGGTCACCGGCGCCGACGAGGCGCTCATGCTCGACGCCGACGGCAACGTGGCCGAGGGCGCGACCGCGAACGTCTTCTTCGCCGACGGGACCGCCCTCAAGACGCCCTCGCTCGACGGCCCGATCCTCCCGGGCGTCACCCGCCGGACCGTGATCGAGATCGCCGAGGAGGAGGGGATTCCGGTGGAGGAGGGCACGTACGCGCCGGACGCGGTCCGCGAAGCCGACGAGGTGTTCCTCACCAACTCGACGTGGGAGGTCCGGCCCGTCGAGACGGTCGACGGCCTCGCGGTCGACGGGGACGGCGACGGCGTCGAGGGGCCCCTGACGACCCTCATCTCCCGGCTGTTCGACCGGCGCGCGGAGGAGCGGTACTACGACGGCGAGCGGCTGTGA
- a CDS encoding Rieske (2Fe-2S) protein — protein MNADRRIAAVDEIPEDSTLLVTLRPVDAEAVDEGDGDVGESEDGAPEAEAILTRAAGEVRAFRNYCQHWTDVRLDKDDGAFVRNGEVFCQKHGATFEADGGYCNFGPCEGAVLEGVDVTVDGDGVYLADDAYEFVRLGHSNRDGDSGDSRIDFTGN, from the coding sequence ATGAACGCGGACCGTCGGATCGCCGCCGTCGACGAGATTCCCGAGGACAGCACGCTGCTCGTGACGCTGCGGCCCGTCGACGCCGAGGCGGTCGACGAGGGCGATGGCGACGTGGGCGAGTCCGAGGACGGGGCGCCCGAGGCGGAAGCGATCCTCACCCGGGCGGCCGGCGAGGTGCGCGCGTTCCGCAACTACTGCCAGCACTGGACCGACGTGCGCCTCGACAAGGACGACGGGGCGTTCGTCCGCAACGGCGAGGTGTTCTGCCAGAAGCACGGCGCGACGTTCGAGGCCGACGGCGGCTACTGCAACTTCGGCCCCTGCGAGGGCGCCGTACTGGAGGGCGTCGACGTGACCGTCGACGGCGACGGCGTCTACCTCGCCGACGACGCCTACGAGTTCGTCCGGCTCGGCCACTCCAACCGCGACGGCGACAGCGGCGACTCGCGGATCGACTTCACCGGGAACTGA
- a CDS encoding DUF5788 family protein, which yields MKEYERKGLLERVSREGATVGADIPEEIEVQGEEIDLRSFVFEIKRRDSVPPGERDRVERAKRNLRRERLERLELIEENEVSYERGEELAASIIGIDRALEALEGLDAPDPETEAQRQKAADRKRWMSFLKKALGRDDAGGASGRTRF from the coding sequence GTGAAGGAGTACGAGCGGAAGGGGCTCTTAGAACGGGTGAGCCGCGAGGGTGCGACGGTGGGCGCGGACATCCCCGAGGAGATCGAGGTCCAGGGGGAGGAGATCGACCTCCGGTCGTTCGTCTTCGAGATCAAGCGGCGCGACTCGGTCCCGCCCGGCGAGCGCGACCGCGTCGAGCGGGCGAAGCGGAACCTCCGCCGGGAGCGGCTCGAGCGGCTCGAACTCATCGAGGAGAACGAGGTGAGCTACGAGCGCGGCGAGGAGCTCGCGGCGTCGATCATCGGCATCGACCGCGCGCTAGAGGCGCTGGAGGGGCTCGACGCCCCGGACCCGGAGACGGAGGCACAGCGCCAGAAGGCCGCCGACCGCAAGCGCTGGATGAGCTTCTTAAAAAAGGCGCTCGGACGCGACGACGCCGGCGGGGCGAGCGGCCGCACGCGGTTCTGA
- a CDS encoding YkgJ family cysteine cluster protein, with protein MEPLEAERSRARGLAVADLADAIEAMGFECTRCGGCCTGYAPDEPGGAPDGEGVGESDAGDESGGGDESDAGCHGGDADPADREPHTATVFPDEVREVAAAAEERYGESYDWRDVARPMPFGLSEGDDGEPAGETFEWALATDDCGDCTFYEESDGQGACAVHDSRPLICRTYPFSVALEGTSQPMGEAVDESGIVRAHECEGLGRDISREDAEALAASLKERAVRELEEAIGVRDGYDPAAGERADGDVVVFDSEGPKEADGTPVDGA; from the coding sequence ATGGAACCGCTCGAAGCCGAGCGCTCGCGGGCCCGCGGGCTCGCCGTCGCCGACCTCGCCGACGCCATCGAGGCGATGGGCTTCGAGTGCACGCGCTGCGGCGGCTGCTGTACCGGCTACGCGCCCGACGAACCCGGCGGCGCGCCGGACGGGGAGGGAGTCGGCGAGAGCGACGCCGGCGACGAGAGCGGCGGGGGCGACGAGAGCGACGCCGGATGTCACGGCGGCGACGCCGACCCCGCAGACCGCGAGCCCCACACGGCCACCGTCTTCCCGGACGAGGTCCGCGAGGTCGCCGCCGCGGCTGAGGAGCGCTACGGCGAGTCGTACGACTGGCGCGACGTGGCCCGCCCGATGCCGTTCGGGCTCTCCGAGGGCGACGACGGCGAGCCGGCCGGCGAGACGTTCGAGTGGGCGCTCGCGACCGACGACTGCGGCGACTGCACCTTCTACGAGGAGTCGGACGGGCAGGGGGCCTGCGCGGTCCACGACTCCCGACCGCTCATCTGTCGGACGTACCCGTTCAGCGTCGCCTTGGAGGGGACGAGCCAGCCGATGGGCGAGGCGGTCGACGAGTCGGGAATCGTCCGCGCCCACGAGTGCGAGGGGCTCGGCCGCGACATCTCCCGCGAGGACGCCGAGGCGCTCGCCGCGTCGCTCAAGGAGCGCGCGGTCCGCGAGCTGGAGGAGGCGATCGGCGTGCGCGACGGCTACGACCCGGCGGCCGGCGAGCGCGCCGACGGCGACGTCGTCGTCTTCGACTCGGAGGGGCCGAAGGAGGCCGACGGGACGCCGGTCGACGGGGCCTGA